In Vibrio bathopelagicus, the following are encoded in one genomic region:
- a CDS encoding beta-galactosidase subunit beta codes for MIVLDNLEQFKVVYRDGRKWQRCVEAIENIGNIKDSVMYSIGDSLAYVIEDGVARNTENFTGNRRYFDVHYYLEGRETVEFSDKSKLEQTQAYSDETDREHLMGNGETRELIEGQVAIFDNSKAYRFHGDNRVRKVVLKVTIEDGYFLNK; via the coding sequence ATGATCGTTTTAGACAACCTAGAGCAATTTAAAGTCGTTTACCGCGACGGTCGTAAATGGCAACGCTGTGTCGAAGCAATTGAAAACATCGGCAACATCAAAGATAGCGTGATGTATTCAATTGGTGACTCACTGGCTTACGTGATTGAAGACGGTGTGGCTCGTAACACTGAAAACTTCACAGGTAATCGTCGCTACTTCGATGTTCATTACTACCTAGAAGGTCGTGAAACCGTTGAGTTTTCAGATAAATCAAAGCTAGAGCAAACCCAAGCTTACAGCGATGAGACTGACCGTGAACACCTAATGGGTAACGGTGAAACTCGTGAACTCATTGAAGGCCAAGTGGCGATCTTTGATAACAGTAAAGCTTACCGCTTTCACGGTGATAACCGAGTTCGCAAAGTAGTGCTGAAAGTGACCATTGAAGACGGTTACTTCCTTAATAAGTAA
- a CDS encoding amino acid permease, producing MSESVRGKLGKFALLSMTFAAVFNVRNIVNNNIELGLSSAPIFLLATLIYFIPFVFIIAEFVSANKNSESGMYDWLKQPLGSKAAYLGSFLYWFVNLFWFVSLLPNVIAYASYAMLGYEYAFSPIVTSAISIGLFAAATHISTKGASWLGKIAEIVAYGVFALFAVYVIGAMMALGGNHEPVEPITLEAMTPTINWATLGIMCWIFQAAGGAETAAAYLNDVKGGHKSFIKVIISAGIAIGIMYAVGSLLVNVFVARDELTYAGGMVEIFTGMAQYFDISQSLTGRFVGIILFVAMFGSMMMWTAAPVKIHFSEIPKGVYGEKTTELNEHGVPVRAAWWQFAFVFLMLVVNGFGSESVQDMMNTAINLTAGTAMLPPIFIMVAYFVFRLKHDDTPRDFRMGTRVQGMAVVSVLIGIFVVSMTASAFPTGVDLMQAFFVNVFMTAVFSAIAWWWISRFEKKQASKEAKLETAKQS from the coding sequence ATGTCTGAATCTGTACGCGGTAAGTTAGGTAAATTTGCCTTACTCTCCATGACATTTGCAGCGGTATTTAACGTTCGCAACATTGTAAATAACAACATCGAATTGGGATTGAGTTCAGCCCCTATCTTTTTGCTTGCTACTCTTATTTACTTCATTCCATTCGTATTCATTATTGCTGAATTCGTATCAGCAAATAAAAATTCTGAGTCAGGCATGTACGACTGGCTTAAACAACCTTTGGGCTCAAAAGCCGCCTACTTAGGTTCATTCCTCTATTGGTTCGTTAACCTATTCTGGTTTGTATCACTGCTACCTAACGTTATCGCATACGCGTCTTACGCAATGCTTGGCTACGAGTACGCCTTCTCTCCTATTGTGACTTCGGCAATCTCAATTGGTCTATTTGCGGCAGCAACGCACATCTCTACTAAAGGCGCGAGCTGGTTAGGTAAGATTGCAGAGATCGTAGCATACGGCGTATTTGCACTGTTCGCTGTTTACGTTATCGGCGCCATGATGGCACTCGGTGGTAACCATGAACCTGTAGAGCCAATCACGCTTGAAGCAATGACGCCAACCATCAACTGGGCAACGTTAGGCATCATGTGTTGGATCTTCCAAGCAGCCGGTGGTGCAGAAACCGCAGCCGCTTACCTAAACGATGTTAAAGGCGGTCATAAGTCTTTCATCAAGGTGATCATCAGCGCGGGTATCGCTATCGGTATCATGTATGCAGTCGGTTCTCTATTAGTGAACGTATTCGTTGCACGTGATGAACTAACTTATGCTGGCGGCATGGTTGAAATCTTCACTGGTATGGCTCAGTACTTCGACATTTCACAATCTCTGACAGGTCGCTTCGTCGGTATCATCCTATTCGTCGCTATGTTCGGTTCGATGATGATGTGGACAGCAGCTCCAGTAAAAATTCACTTCTCTGAAATCCCTAAAGGTGTTTACGGTGAGAAGACGACTGAGCTTAACGAACACGGCGTGCCAGTACGCGCAGCATGGTGGCAGTTTGCGTTCGTATTCCTAATGCTCGTTGTAAACGGCTTCGGTTCTGAGTCTGTACAAGACATGATGAACACAGCGATTAACCTAACAGCAGGTACGGCAATGTTACCGCCTATCTTCATCATGGTGGCGTACTTTGTATTCCGCTTGAAGCACGACGATACACCTCGTGACTTCCGCATGGGTACTCGCGTTCAAGGGATGGCCGTGGTATCGGTACTGATTGGTATCTTCGTTGTGAGCATGACGGCATCGGCATTCCCAACTGGGGTTGACCTAATGCAAGCCTTCTTCGTCAACGTATTTATGACAGCTGTATTCTCTGCAATCGCTTGGTGGTGGATCTCTCGCTTTGAAAAGAAGCAAGCAAGTAAAGAAGCAAAACTAGAAACAGCGAAACAATCATAA
- a CDS encoding amino acid permease produces the protein MSDNKRSTIGKFALLSMTFAAVYSFNNIINNNIEIGLSSAPMFFLATIFYFVPFCLIVAEFVSLNKDSEAGVYSWVKSSLGGRWAFISAYTYWFVNLFFFTSLLPRIIAYASYAFLGFEYIFTPMTTAILSTILFAVATHISNNGAKLLGPITSLTSSLMLLLTLSYILLSGGALIGGIEPADPITIEAMTPSFNWAFLGVITWIFMAAGGAESVAVYVNDIKGGHKSFVKVIIIAGIFIGALYSVGSVLANVFVAREELKFTGGSVQVFEGLARHFGLSEILMNRFVGVISFTAMLGSLLMWTATPVKIFFSEIPKGIFGEKTVALNKQGVPERAAWVQFFIVIPLMFIPTLASDTVQDLMSTIINMTAAASMLPPLFIMIAYLHLRVKLDHLPRDFRMGSRRVGITAVSILIAIFTVGFFASTFPTGADIMTIIFYNVGGIVIFLGYAWWKYGQYEKSLSPEEKKLEAKPEAANA, from the coding sequence ATGTCCGATAATAAACGCAGTACGATAGGCAAGTTTGCCCTACTGTCTATGACCTTCGCGGCGGTATACAGCTTCAATAACATCATAAACAACAACATCGAGATCGGCCTTTCCTCGGCTCCGATGTTCTTTTTAGCAACCATCTTTTACTTTGTGCCATTTTGCTTGATCGTGGCTGAGTTTGTATCATTGAATAAAGACTCTGAGGCGGGTGTTTATTCTTGGGTTAAAAGCTCTCTAGGCGGTCGCTGGGCATTTATTTCAGCTTACACCTACTGGTTTGTTAACCTATTTTTCTTCACCTCTCTGCTGCCTAGAATCATCGCTTATGCGTCGTATGCTTTCTTAGGGTTCGAATACATATTTACGCCAATGACCACCGCAATCCTAAGTACCATTTTATTTGCGGTCGCGACGCACATTTCAAACAACGGTGCGAAGCTATTGGGGCCAATCACCTCACTAACATCATCACTCATGTTGTTGCTGACTTTGTCTTACATTTTGCTTTCTGGTGGCGCATTGATCGGTGGTATTGAGCCAGCAGACCCAATCACCATTGAAGCGATGACACCAAGTTTTAACTGGGCATTTCTTGGAGTAATAACTTGGATCTTCATGGCTGCTGGCGGTGCAGAATCGGTTGCGGTTTACGTCAACGATATCAAAGGCGGGCACAAGTCTTTCGTTAAAGTGATCATCATTGCCGGTATCTTTATTGGCGCGCTTTACTCGGTCGGTTCGGTATTGGCGAACGTGTTTGTTGCTCGAGAAGAGCTTAAATTTACTGGCGGCTCAGTGCAGGTGTTCGAAGGACTAGCAAGGCACTTTGGACTGTCTGAAATCCTAATGAATCGCTTTGTGGGCGTGATTTCATTCACAGCAATGCTAGGCTCTCTCCTAATGTGGACAGCGACTCCAGTTAAAATCTTCTTCTCTGAAATTCCGAAAGGTATCTTCGGTGAGAAGACCGTCGCACTTAACAAGCAAGGTGTACCGGAACGTGCCGCTTGGGTTCAGTTCTTCATCGTTATTCCACTGATGTTCATTCCAACACTGGCATCTGACACCGTACAAGATCTGATGAGCACCATCATCAACATGACCGCTGCAGCCTCTATGTTGCCGCCACTGTTCATCATGATCGCTTACCTGCACCTACGTGTGAAACTTGATCACCTACCACGTGACTTTCGCATGGGTTCACGCCGAGTGGGTATCACAGCGGTGTCGATTCTTATCGCTATCTTTACGGTTGGTTTCTTTGCATCAACCTTCCCAACGGGCGCAGACATCATGACCATCATCTTCTACAACGTGGGCGGGATTGTGATCTTCCTTGGCTACGCATGGTGGAAGTACGGTCAATATGAGAAAAGCTTATCTCCAGAAGAGAAAAAACTGGAAGCAAAACCTGAAGCGGCGAATGCTTAG
- the ygjJ gene encoding protein YgjJ, which yields MKFGFTKTTLITSCILAALTANANAEESAANHSDTQPPEAASQTLFNFYGELGLGGHVALEGDDKGRYADGTYIEAGLAIEHGNWFGLAYMEGWTVQADDEGNAWATGHGWGGFEGGFNRFYAGYRTDAKTEFIVGRMDSSLDDVQWWGDATVEYGYAISNTRDVNVGVKIQNLEGKLRYSVSFAPESDFSEDDALIHFGKYDSFADQWKDKNAMVNGYLQYDLTDDLTLMGGGEVRNNDGGELFLLGAEYKNVAARVWHDTDKGNQESFGSESGIQTSAWYEAAQGVYLSAAYNYANNEIDGIEDKITSYINAGVWYEYGNGAFATAFDSRFGVGSDTEIGDAQVFAMQYFYW from the coding sequence ATGAAATTTGGTTTTACTAAAACTACTCTTATTACAAGTTGTATTCTTGCTGCCTTAACTGCTAATGCAAACGCTGAAGAATCAGCTGCAAATCATAGTGACACTCAGCCCCCAGAAGCAGCCTCACAAACTCTATTTAACTTTTATGGTGAGCTTGGTCTAGGTGGTCACGTTGCATTAGAAGGTGATGACAAGGGTCGCTACGCTGACGGCACATACATCGAAGCAGGTCTCGCTATCGAGCATGGTAACTGGTTTGGTCTTGCATATATGGAAGGTTGGACAGTACAAGCTGACGATGAAGGCAATGCATGGGCAACTGGTCATGGTTGGGGCGGCTTTGAAGGTGGTTTTAACCGCTTCTACGCTGGCTACCGCACCGACGCGAAAACAGAGTTCATTGTTGGCCGCATGGACTCTTCATTGGATGACGTTCAATGGTGGGGCGATGCAACCGTCGAATACGGTTATGCAATCTCTAACACTCGCGATGTAAACGTAGGCGTAAAAATTCAAAACTTAGAAGGCAAGCTTCGCTACAGCGTTTCTTTCGCTCCTGAGTCTGACTTCTCTGAAGATGACGCTCTTATCCATTTCGGTAAATACGATAGCTTCGCAGACCAATGGAAAGACAAGAACGCCATGGTCAATGGTTACTTACAATATGACCTCACTGATGACCTAACATTAATGGGTGGCGGTGAAGTCCGTAATAACGATGGCGGTGAGCTATTCCTATTAGGTGCTGAATACAAAAATGTTGCTGCACGCGTTTGGCACGATACAGACAAGGGTAACCAAGAGTCTTTCGGCAGTGAGTCAGGTATTCAAACCAGTGCATGGTATGAAGCCGCACAAGGCGTATACCTATCGGCAGCTTATAACTATGCAAACAATGAGATTGATGGCATTGAAGACAAGATAACCTCTTACATCAATGCTGGCGTTTGGTACGAATACGGCAACGGCGCATTTGCTACTGCTTTCGACAGCCGCTTTGGCGTAGGCAGCGACACTGAAATCGGCGACGCACAAGTGTTCGCAATGCAATACTTCTACTGGTAA
- the ygjK gene encoding alpha-glucosidase produces the protein MKLNKSFAALAIGAALVVTGCASNSGSEQLQANEFKNVIDRTGSPEYMRDYDFDDHQRFNPFFDLGAWHGHLLPDTAEGMGGFPGTALLTEEYINFMADNFDRLSVFKDGKKVTFTMEAYSLPGALVQTLKSDDVAVEMTMRFASNRTSLLETKITTDSPVELVWDGELLEKTHAKEGEPQTDKTIAETYPEYNRQIVATDDGLKVTFGKVRSTWDLLTSGESEYQVHKSIPTQTKVDGLAFTSTANIEASTTIYTTYSHVLTAEEAQAEQPEIKKIMANPTDFLAASEARWEGYLEMGLTNPNATPEQERVAVKAMETLNGNWRGAAGAMEFDSVTPSVTARWFSGNQTWPWDTWKQAYAMAHFNPDVAKDNIRAMFAYQIQADDAVRPWDEGYVPDLLAYNLSPERGGDGGNWNERNTKPSLAAWAVMEVYKTTSDEAWLEEMYPKLVAYHDWWLRNRDNNGNGVPEYGAARDKAHNTPEGEMYFTVVRGDKHETVVGQAALDKVVAEGNYDYIESPAQTAASWESGRDDAAAFGFIDKDQLDAYVANGGKRSDWDVEFAQNRAEDGTLLGYSLLQESVDQASYMYSDNKYLAEMADILGKDAEAKEFREKAEHLSNYINTCMFDESTNFFYDIRIEDKPLANGCAGKPIVERGKGPEGWSPLFNGAATQDHADAVVSVMKDTSEFNTYVPLGTAALSSPAFGPDIYWRGRVWVDQFYFGLKGMDSYGYRDDAIEMAGAFFDHADGLVQDGPIRENYNPLNGEQQGAPNFSWSAAHLYMLYNDFFTDAE, from the coding sequence ATGAAACTGAATAAATCATTCGCAGCTCTCGCTATCGGTGCAGCACTTGTTGTTACTGGTTGTGCATCAAACTCTGGCTCAGAGCAACTGCAAGCTAACGAATTTAAGAATGTTATCGACCGCACTGGCTCACCAGAATACATGCGTGACTACGACTTCGATGACCACCAACGTTTTAACCCATTCTTCGACCTAGGCGCATGGCACGGTCACCTACTGCCAGATACTGCAGAAGGTATGGGCGGATTCCCAGGTACAGCACTGCTTACCGAAGAATACATCAACTTCATGGCTGATAACTTTGACCGACTAAGCGTGTTCAAAGATGGCAAAAAAGTCACGTTCACCATGGAAGCTTACAGCCTACCGGGCGCATTAGTTCAGACGCTGAAATCTGACGATGTGGCAGTAGAAATGACGATGCGTTTTGCTTCTAACCGTACCTCTCTGCTAGAAACCAAAATCACCACTGACTCCCCTGTTGAGCTAGTTTGGGATGGTGAACTACTAGAAAAGACGCATGCTAAAGAAGGCGAACCGCAAACTGATAAAACTATTGCGGAAACGTACCCTGAGTACAACCGTCAGATCGTTGCAACCGACGATGGCTTAAAGGTGACTTTCGGTAAGGTACGTTCAACGTGGGATTTATTGACCTCTGGCGAATCTGAATACCAAGTTCACAAATCAATTCCAACCCAAACCAAAGTGGATGGTTTAGCGTTTACTTCAACGGCAAACATTGAAGCATCGACAACTATCTACACCACATACTCGCATGTTCTAACGGCAGAAGAAGCACAAGCGGAACAGCCTGAAATCAAAAAGATCATGGCAAACCCTACCGATTTCTTAGCTGCATCAGAGGCGCGTTGGGAAGGCTACCTAGAGATGGGCTTAACCAACCCGAACGCAACGCCTGAGCAAGAACGAGTTGCGGTTAAAGCGATGGAAACGTTGAACGGTAACTGGCGTGGTGCGGCAGGTGCAATGGAGTTTGATTCAGTTACACCATCAGTAACGGCGCGTTGGTTCTCGGGCAACCAAACTTGGCCGTGGGACACGTGGAAACAAGCTTACGCAATGGCTCACTTCAACCCAGATGTGGCGAAAGACAACATCCGCGCGATGTTCGCTTACCAGATTCAGGCTGACGATGCCGTTCGCCCGTGGGATGAAGGCTACGTGCCAGACCTATTGGCTTACAACTTAAGCCCTGAGCGTGGTGGTGACGGTGGTAACTGGAACGAACGCAATACCAAACCAAGCTTAGCGGCATGGGCGGTAATGGAAGTCTACAAGACCACCAGCGACGAAGCTTGGCTTGAAGAGATGTATCCAAAACTAGTGGCATACCATGATTGGTGGCTACGCAACCGTGATAACAACGGCAACGGTGTTCCAGAATATGGCGCAGCACGCGACAAAGCACATAACACACCTGAAGGCGAAATGTACTTCACAGTGGTTCGTGGCGACAAACATGAAACAGTCGTAGGCCAAGCTGCACTCGATAAAGTCGTGGCTGAAGGTAACTACGATTACATCGAAAGCCCAGCTCAAACGGCAGCATCTTGGGAATCAGGTCGTGACGATGCAGCAGCATTTGGTTTCATCGATAAAGATCAGCTAGACGCATACGTCGCGAACGGTGGCAAGCGCAGTGATTGGGATGTTGAGTTCGCTCAAAACCGCGCTGAAGACGGCACGCTACTAGGCTACTCTCTGCTACAAGAGTCTGTTGACCAAGCAAGCTACATGTACAGCGATAACAAGTACCTAGCGGAAATGGCTGACATTCTGGGCAAAGATGCCGAAGCGAAAGAGTTCCGTGAAAAAGCTGAACATCTATCGAACTACATCAACACCTGTATGTTTGATGAGAGCACAAACTTCTTCTACGACATTCGCATTGAAGACAAACCATTGGCGAACGGCTGTGCGGGTAAACCGATTGTAGAGCGTGGTAAAGGCCCTGAAGGTTGGTCGCCACTGTTCAACGGTGCAGCGACTCAAGATCACGCTGATGCAGTTGTCTCAGTGATGAAAGATACGTCTGAGTTCAACACCTACGTTCCACTGGGTACTGCGGCACTGTCTAGCCCAGCATTTGGCCCAGATATTTACTGGCGTGGACGTGTATGGGTAGACCAGTTCTACTTCGGTCTAAAAGGCATGGATAGCTACGGCTACCGTGACGATGCGATTGAAATGGCAGGCGCATTCTTCGACCACGCCGATGGCTTGGTGCAAGACGGCCCTATCCGTGAGAACTACAACCCACTAAACGGTGAACAACAAGGCGCACCAAACTTCTCTTGGAGTGCGGCTCACCTATACATGCTTTACAACGATTTCTTTACTGACGCAGAGTAA
- a CDS encoding MATE family efflux transporter, giving the protein MPNADSTLNKRMGIVALTWPIFIEVLLRTALNTSDVFMLSGYSDKAVSAVGVISQISFFLIIVSTMVSSGTGILIAQYNGASRSQESAHVGVASIILAIVTGVLLSIIAVLGAEYFIPLYQLEAQVEQYAQEYLFISGALTFNVTIGVVLTTILRSHGYSKSPMVINLIAGVINVFGNYCALYQPFGLPVYGVQGVATATVISQLIGMFILIGVVRSKGIELPMKQFKSVPKAIYQKIIKIGSMNAGEVLSYNMAQISITFFVVQMGTSSLAAFTYAQNIARLSFAFALAIGQGSQIQTGYYIGKGWIDEIANRVQRYFVVGFIASISITCVVYIFRFEILDLFTQDPEIIALTAALIAGSILLEAGRVFNLIFISCLKAAGDIKFPIKMGILSMWGVGVAMSYLLGVHWGYGVFGAWMAIAMDEWLRGIIMAYRWRAKKWTRFSF; this is encoded by the coding sequence ATGCCTAATGCTGATTCCACCCTAAACAAACGTATGGGAATCGTTGCGCTCACCTGGCCAATTTTTATCGAAGTTCTTCTAAGAACTGCACTCAACACCAGTGATGTATTCATGTTGTCGGGATACTCAGACAAAGCCGTGTCTGCCGTTGGTGTTATATCTCAGATATCCTTTTTTCTGATCATCGTATCAACCATGGTCAGTAGTGGCACAGGCATCCTCATCGCACAATACAACGGTGCATCTCGTAGCCAAGAGAGCGCTCATGTGGGCGTGGCAAGTATTATCTTAGCCATTGTTACTGGCGTGTTGTTGAGCATTATCGCCGTTCTTGGCGCTGAATATTTCATCCCACTCTACCAACTGGAAGCTCAAGTCGAACAGTACGCTCAAGAGTACCTGTTCATCAGTGGCGCACTCACCTTCAATGTGACGATAGGTGTGGTTCTCACCACGATTCTACGTAGCCATGGTTATTCGAAATCGCCAATGGTCATCAATTTGATTGCCGGTGTTATCAACGTATTTGGCAACTACTGCGCACTCTACCAACCTTTTGGACTGCCCGTTTACGGCGTACAAGGGGTGGCTACCGCAACTGTGATTAGCCAATTAATCGGAATGTTTATTTTGATTGGTGTGGTGAGAAGTAAAGGCATTGAGCTACCGATGAAGCAGTTCAAATCTGTACCTAAAGCCATCTATCAAAAAATCATTAAGATCGGCTCAATGAATGCGGGAGAAGTACTTTCTTATAACATGGCGCAGATCAGCATTACCTTCTTTGTGGTGCAAATGGGCACCTCTTCATTGGCGGCGTTTACCTATGCGCAAAATATCGCTCGCCTCTCGTTTGCTTTCGCGCTGGCTATTGGTCAGGGTAGCCAAATTCAAACCGGATACTACATAGGCAAAGGTTGGATAGATGAAATAGCCAACCGTGTACAACGCTATTTTGTGGTTGGCTTCATCGCCTCTATCAGCATTACCTGCGTGGTCTATATTTTCCGATTCGAGATTTTGGATCTCTTCACTCAAGATCCAGAGATCATCGCGCTGACTGCCGCACTCATTGCAGGCTCGATACTTTTAGAAGCTGGTCGCGTGTTTAATTTGATTTTCATATCTTGCTTGAAAGCCGCAGGCGATATTAAGTTTCCTATCAAAATGGGAATACTCAGTATGTGGGGCGTTGGGGTTGCCATGAGCTATTTGCTTGGCGTGCACTGGGGCTACGGTGTATTCGGTGCTTGGATGGCGATCGCGATGGATGAGTGGCTACGAGGAATCATCATGGCATATCGTTGGCGAGCCAAAAAGTGGACTCGGTTCTCTTTCTAA
- a CDS encoding DUF1330 domain-containing protein, translating into MSYYSVLEVTPTTDAWVADYIEPATRLVIQYGGKYLARTASHECVEGNAEQPALRVIIEWPSKQAAVDFMNDTEYTPHLQARTQGSISHHALIEGKDDLT; encoded by the coding sequence ATGTCTTACTACTCAGTATTAGAAGTTACGCCTACAACTGACGCATGGGTCGCTGATTACATCGAACCAGCAACAAGGCTCGTCATACAATATGGTGGTAAATATCTAGCGCGCACTGCTAGTCACGAATGTGTAGAAGGTAACGCGGAGCAACCAGCACTACGAGTCATCATTGAGTGGCCATCAAAACAAGCCGCCGTTGATTTTATGAATGACACAGAATATACCCCGCACTTACAAGCTCGAACGCAAGGCTCGATAAGCCATCATGCGTTAATTGAAGGTAAAGACGACCTCACTTAA
- a CDS encoding LysR family transcriptional regulator gives MADFNWKGIDLNLLIALQALYKTNSVSKAAERCYVSQSAMSHSLQRLRKLFDDPLFERVGSKMAATDRAIELSSTVDALLNTIQSEVLLSKSFDVATYKGTWKIGLTDYAEQMFAPMLFDLIKQSSPYSQVTLFNVNRSNYQQVFEDAKLDIAIGSFGEVPKPYRTKHLYTEQHVCLFDPSVLSIKEPMSLDQFVSVEHALVSPAGALKTGVDIRLAELGFSRKVAISSSNFLTVKRLIRGRELLCIVPRLVARNDMGAEETLLAVKPPIDVPDFDIQLVYRKAKHLDDKNNLLRKLIAKAISSVIGE, from the coding sequence GTGGCTGATTTTAACTGGAAAGGAATTGACCTTAACTTATTGATTGCACTGCAAGCTCTATATAAAACAAACAGCGTTAGTAAGGCGGCTGAGCGTTGTTATGTTAGCCAATCAGCGATGAGTCATAGCTTACAAAGACTGAGAAAGCTGTTTGATGACCCGTTGTTTGAGCGTGTCGGTAGCAAGATGGCAGCGACCGATCGAGCCATTGAATTATCAAGCACCGTCGATGCCTTACTCAATACAATTCAGTCAGAAGTACTGTTGTCTAAATCGTTTGATGTAGCAACCTATAAAGGCACTTGGAAGATCGGACTTACCGATTATGCAGAGCAGATGTTCGCTCCAATGTTGTTTGATCTCATTAAGCAATCTTCGCCTTATTCTCAAGTGACGTTATTCAATGTCAATCGAAGCAACTATCAACAAGTGTTTGAAGACGCCAAGCTCGATATCGCGATCGGTAGTTTTGGTGAGGTACCAAAGCCTTATCGAACAAAGCATTTGTATACAGAGCAACATGTCTGCTTGTTCGATCCGTCTGTTCTATCCATTAAGGAACCTATGTCTTTAGATCAGTTTGTGTCGGTAGAACATGCACTTGTTTCTCCTGCGGGGGCTCTAAAAACGGGGGTTGATATTCGATTGGCTGAGCTAGGTTTCAGTCGAAAAGTCGCTATATCTTCAAGTAATTTTTTAACAGTAAAGCGATTAATTCGTGGAAGAGAATTGCTATGCATTGTTCCTAGGCTAGTGGCGCGCAATGATATGGGTGCTGAGGAAACTTTGTTGGCGGTGAAACCACCAATTGATGTACCAGATTTTGATATACAGCTTGTCTATCGCAAAGCAAAACACTTAGATGATAAAAATAATTTGCTTAGAAAATTGATTGCTAAAGCAATTTCGTCTGTGATTGGTGAGTAA
- the chrA gene encoding chromate efflux transporter, translating into MLSIFKTFFWLGWISFGGPAAHIGYFRKTFVEKLNWLSDEEYGQIVALSQFLPGPGSSQVGFAVGYKKGGLTGAIAAFVGFTSPSVILMLILALVSNQLLEAPLFISIIHGLKLLAVVVVADATFGMYKNFCQSKIATALCVITAIVLLLIPGIWPQVLVLLFAAIIGSKFLTSQDLKTTPSTHKISITPLVIFIALLVGLPLFSAYSQGIEVFGLFYQAGSLVFGGGHVVLPLLQNGIGDQLSQDTFLTGYAAAQAVPGPMFTLATYLGYVLMPSSPITGALLATIAVFLPGFLLLLAVLKNWQAIASKPLVSGALTGVNAAVVGLLLAALYQPIFTSAVSSGLDFALIIVGVWLLKTVKMPIVGLVGIFMLFGATTGL; encoded by the coding sequence ATGCTTTCAATTTTTAAAACCTTTTTCTGGCTTGGCTGGATTAGCTTTGGTGGACCAGCGGCACATATTGGCTACTTCCGTAAAACCTTTGTTGAGAAACTGAATTGGTTATCCGACGAAGAGTACGGGCAAATTGTCGCCCTCAGTCAATTTCTACCGGGTCCAGGCTCAAGTCAGGTTGGCTTCGCGGTTGGTTATAAAAAAGGTGGCTTAACCGGTGCTATTGCCGCATTTGTAGGCTTCACCTCCCCTTCTGTCATTCTGATGCTGATATTGGCCTTAGTGAGCAACCAGTTGTTAGAAGCGCCGCTTTTCATTTCAATCATCCACGGGCTTAAGTTACTCGCGGTCGTAGTTGTAGCTGATGCCACTTTCGGCATGTACAAAAATTTTTGCCAATCAAAGATAGCAACAGCACTGTGTGTGATAACCGCGATTGTTCTACTTTTGATTCCGGGGATATGGCCTCAAGTCTTAGTACTTCTATTTGCAGCAATCATTGGCAGCAAGTTCTTAACCTCGCAAGACTTAAAAACAACGCCTTCAACACATAAGATATCCATAACACCGCTTGTGATTTTTATAGCACTACTAGTTGGTTTACCTCTGTTCAGTGCATACTCCCAAGGCATCGAAGTGTTTGGTTTATTCTACCAAGCAGGCAGCTTGGTATTCGGTGGCGGTCACGTGGTTCTTCCGTTGCTACAGAATGGTATTGGCGACCAACTGTCTCAAGATACCTTCCTAACAGGCTATGCTGCTGCGCAAGCGGTTCCTGGCCCGATGTTTACTTTAGCGACTTACCTCGGTTATGTATTAATGCCGTCGTCGCCGATTACAGGTGCGCTTTTAGCAACGATTGCGGTGTTCTTACCGGGCTTCTTGTTGCTACTAGCTGTATTGAAGAACTGGCAGGCAATTGCGAGTAAGCCTCTAGTTTCTGGTGCGCTTACAGGTGTGAATGCAGCTGTTGTAGGTCTACTGCTGGCAGCTCTGTATCAACCCATCTTCACAAGTGCAGTGAGTAGCGGCTTAGACTTCGCTCTGATCATTGTGGGTGTTTGGCTATTGAAAACCGTGAAGATGCCGATTGTAGGTTTAGTGGGGATCTTCATGTTATTTGGTGCTACTACTGGCCTGTAA